A genomic stretch from Streptomyces venezuelae ATCC 10712 includes:
- a CDS encoding alpha/beta fold hydrolase → MQLTRRTLALAMPATLAALIGAAPAAPASRPAAADTDRHGPRPTIVLVHGAFADASSWSGTIRRLQHAGYPVLAPANPLRGLAADTAYLRSVLAAVDGPVVLVGHSYGGAVISGAAVGNSRVKALVYIAAFTPDKGESAAELAAKFPGSTLGDAVNPQSYPLPGGGTGTELVIERAKFHRQFAADVPVSDAAVMAATQRPVATAALEEKAGAAAWKTIPSWALIATADKNIPPAAERWMARRAGSHITEVDASHAVAVSRPAVVTHVILAAARATR, encoded by the coding sequence ATGCAGCTCACGAGGCGCACCCTCGCCCTCGCCATGCCCGCGACGCTTGCCGCTCTGATCGGCGCCGCACCCGCCGCACCCGCGAGCCGCCCGGCCGCGGCCGACACCGACCGGCATGGCCCCAGGCCGACGATCGTCCTGGTCCACGGAGCGTTCGCGGACGCCTCCAGTTGGAGCGGCACCATCCGGCGGCTGCAGCACGCCGGCTACCCCGTCCTGGCCCCCGCCAACCCGCTGCGCGGTCTTGCCGCGGACACCGCCTATCTGCGCAGCGTGCTGGCCGCCGTCGACGGGCCCGTCGTCCTGGTCGGCCACTCCTACGGCGGCGCCGTCATCAGCGGCGCCGCCGTGGGCAACAGCCGCGTGAAGGCCCTCGTCTACATCGCCGCGTTCACCCCGGACAAGGGCGAGAGCGCGGCCGAGCTCGCCGCCAAGTTCCCGGGCTCCACTCTCGGCGACGCCGTGAACCCGCAGTCGTACCCGCTGCCGGGCGGTGGCACCGGCACCGAACTCGTCATCGAACGGGCCAAGTTCCACCGGCAGTTCGCCGCCGACGTCCCCGTCTCCGACGCGGCCGTCATGGCCGCGACCCAGCGCCCGGTCGCCACCGCCGCGCTGGAGGAGAAGGCCGGGGCGGCGGCGTGGAAGACGATCCCGTCCTGGGCGCTGATCGCCACCGCCGACAAGAACATCCCGCCGGCCGCCGAACGGTGGATGGCCCGGCGTGCCGGCTCGCACATCACCGAAGTGGACGCGTCGCACGCCGTCGCCGTCTCCCGCCCCGCCGTGGTCACGCACGTGATCCTCGCCGCCGCGCGGGCGACCCGCTGA
- a CDS encoding alpha/beta hydrolase yields the protein MKNRPVLESAAQAFADATAQPPYLYQIPVADGRKAVDDVQSGEGVSLPAVDEEWVTVHGGPTGDVRARIVRPHGATGPLPVILYLHGAGWVFGNAHTHDRLVRELAVGTGAAVVFPEYDLSPEARYPVAIEQNYGVAQWIAREGHHKDLDGTRIAVAGDSVGGNMTAALTLMAKQRGDVTLVQQVLFYPVTDAAFDTDSYHEFAEGYFLRRDAMKWFWDQYTTEEAERAQITASPLRATTEQLTGLPPALVITAEADVLRDEGEAYAAKLRAAGVPVTALRVQGVIHDFVMLNALRDTWGADLAIDVAVDTLRKALA from the coding sequence ATGAAGAACCGTCCGGTCCTCGAATCCGCCGCCCAGGCCTTCGCCGACGCCACCGCCCAGCCGCCGTACCTCTACCAGATCCCCGTAGCCGACGGCCGTAAGGCCGTGGACGACGTCCAGAGCGGTGAGGGCGTCTCCCTGCCCGCCGTCGACGAGGAATGGGTCACCGTCCACGGCGGCCCCACCGGCGACGTACGCGCCCGGATCGTCCGCCCGCACGGCGCCACCGGCCCGCTCCCCGTCATCCTCTACCTCCACGGCGCCGGCTGGGTCTTCGGCAACGCCCACACCCACGACCGGCTCGTCCGCGAACTCGCCGTCGGCACGGGGGCGGCAGTCGTCTTCCCCGAGTACGACCTGTCGCCCGAGGCCCGCTACCCCGTCGCCATCGAGCAGAACTACGGCGTCGCCCAGTGGATCGCCCGGGAGGGCCACCACAAGGACCTCGACGGCACCCGGATCGCCGTCGCGGGCGACTCGGTCGGCGGCAACATGACCGCCGCCCTCACCCTGATGGCCAAGCAGCGCGGCGACGTGACGCTCGTCCAGCAGGTCCTCTTCTACCCGGTCACCGACGCCGCCTTCGACACCGACTCGTACCACGAGTTCGCCGAGGGGTACTTCCTGCGCCGCGACGCCATGAAGTGGTTCTGGGACCAGTACACGACCGAGGAGGCCGAGCGCGCCCAGATCACCGCCTCCCCGCTGCGCGCCACCACCGAACAGCTCACCGGCCTGCCGCCCGCCCTGGTCATCACCGCCGAGGCCGACGTCCTGCGCGACGAGGGCGAGGCGTACGCGGCGAAGCTCCGCGCCGCCGGAGTCCCCGTCACCGCCCTGCGCGTCCAGGGGGTCATCCACGACTTCGTGATGCTGAACGCGCTGCGCGACACGTGGGGCGCGGACCTCGCCATCGACGTCGCCGTCGACACCCTGCGCAAGGCGCTGGCGTGA
- a CDS encoding amidohydrolase, with translation MPVAGLVPAPRREPAQADLLVRNAKVFTGDPARPGARAVAIRDGRVAALGDDHDLAHLVGPGTKVVDALGRRVIPGLNDSHLHVIRGGLNYVLELRWDGVRSLRHALAMLREQAGRTPKGQWIRVVGGWTAEQFAERRMPTVAELNAAAPDTPVFVLHLYQSALMNRAAVKAAGFTRETPDPRGGQIVRGRDGEPNGVLLAAPGALVLYSTLAKAPALDEADKRTSTRHFLRELNRFGLTSAVDAAGGFQNFPDNYATVSDLARSGELSLRIAYHLFPQTAGQELADLKRWTEMVKPGDGDEWLRLNGAGENLTWAAADFENFSEPRPELGEYEPEFEQAVRLLLENGWGFRLHATYDETIRRDLAVFEKLAAEGLFPGGNRWLFDHAETVSADSLDRIAALGGAVSVQNRMSFQGAAFLDRYGAEAAAHAPPVRAMLDRGLTVAAGTDATRVSSYNPWVALHWLVTGRTVGGTRLHPAGNLIDRETALGLYTLGGARLTGEQDVKGTLREGSYGDLAVLSDDYLTVPEEVIPGIESVLTVVGGRIVWAAAEYEGLDEAVPPVSPEWSPVAHFGGYQSGQGGAHQASLVAEAAAESDQHRRWRVARGSVPDTTPSFVDPCFDH, from the coding sequence ATGCCCGTCGCGGGCCTCGTCCCCGCCCCGCGCCGGGAACCCGCGCAGGCCGACCTCCTCGTCCGCAACGCGAAGGTGTTCACCGGCGACCCCGCTCGCCCCGGGGCCCGCGCCGTCGCGATCCGCGACGGCCGGGTCGCGGCCCTCGGCGACGACCACGACCTCGCCCACCTCGTCGGGCCGGGCACGAAGGTCGTCGACGCGCTGGGCCGCCGGGTGATCCCCGGACTCAACGACTCGCACCTGCACGTCATCCGGGGCGGCCTGAACTATGTCCTGGAGCTGCGCTGGGACGGCGTACGCAGCCTCCGGCACGCCCTGGCGATGCTGCGCGAGCAGGCCGGCCGCACCCCGAAGGGGCAGTGGATCCGGGTGGTGGGCGGCTGGACCGCCGAGCAGTTCGCCGAGCGCAGGATGCCGACCGTCGCCGAGCTGAACGCCGCCGCTCCCGACACCCCGGTGTTCGTGCTGCACCTGTACCAGTCGGCGCTGATGAACCGGGCCGCGGTGAAGGCCGCCGGGTTCACCCGGGAGACCCCCGACCCCAGGGGAGGGCAGATCGTACGGGGCCGGGACGGCGAACCCAACGGTGTCCTCCTCGCGGCACCGGGCGCCCTCGTTCTGTACTCGACGCTGGCCAAGGCGCCCGCCCTCGACGAGGCCGACAAGCGGACGTCGACGCGCCACTTCCTGCGCGAACTGAACCGCTTCGGGCTGACGTCCGCGGTCGACGCCGCCGGCGGGTTCCAGAACTTCCCCGACAACTACGCCACGGTCAGCGACCTCGCCCGCTCGGGGGAACTGTCCCTGCGGATCGCCTACCACCTCTTCCCCCAGACGGCCGGCCAGGAGCTCGCCGACCTGAAGCGCTGGACCGAGATGGTCAAGCCGGGGGACGGGGACGAGTGGCTCCGGCTCAACGGCGCGGGCGAGAATCTGACCTGGGCCGCCGCCGACTTCGAGAACTTCTCCGAACCGCGGCCCGAACTCGGGGAGTACGAGCCGGAGTTCGAGCAGGCGGTCCGGCTCCTCCTGGAGAACGGCTGGGGCTTCCGGCTCCACGCGACCTACGACGAGACGATCCGCCGCGACCTGGCCGTCTTCGAGAAGCTCGCCGCGGAGGGACTCTTCCCCGGCGGCAACCGCTGGCTCTTCGACCACGCCGAGACCGTCTCGGCCGACAGCCTCGACCGGATCGCCGCCCTCGGCGGCGCCGTCTCGGTCCAGAACCGGATGTCCTTCCAGGGCGCCGCCTTCCTCGACCGGTACGGTGCCGAGGCCGCCGCCCACGCACCGCCGGTCCGGGCCATGCTCGACCGGGGCCTGACCGTCGCCGCCGGCACCGATGCCACCCGCGTCTCCTCGTACAACCCGTGGGTCGCCCTCCACTGGCTGGTCACCGGGCGTACGGTCGGCGGCACCCGCCTCCACCCGGCAGGGAACCTGATCGATCGCGAGACCGCCCTCGGCCTCTACACCCTGGGCGGAGCGCGGCTCACCGGCGAGCAGGACGTCAAGGGAACCCTGCGAGAAGGCTCGTACGGCGACCTCGCGGTCCTGTCCGACGACTACCTCACCGTGCCTGAGGAGGTCATTCCCGGCATCGAGTCCGTGCTCACGGTCGTCGGCGGCCGGATCGTCTGGGCGGCCGCGGAGTACGAGGGTCTCGACGAGGCCGTCCCGCCGGTCAGCCCGGAATGGAGCCCGGTGGCCCACTTCGGCGGCTACCAGTCGGGTCAGGGGGGCGCCCATCAGGCCTCGCTCGTGGCCGAGGCCGCCGCCGAGTCCGACCAGCACCGCCGGTGGCGCGTCGCCCGTGGCTCCGTCCCGGACACGACGCCGTCCTTCGTCGACCCCTGCTTCGATCACTGA
- a CDS encoding GPR1/FUN34/YaaH family transporter, with translation MTASPPADEAPDAPPGRRFEPDLRSMTRINLRPIASPMPLGFFTIAIASVMTGCLQLGIFGEEARAAVAFTVLPAFVLQLLVSFLAFGARDVIAATLMAVFAGSWLPYALIMLSGAADGLKVLGVFNLALLCFGALMTAVTRPKRALWFVLAVSLPRWAATGLAGVTGAEWLTRTSGALGLVVALVAMYTAFALMLEDMRSEQVLPIGRSGPAHLAVEGDLGVQLRNLERQAGVRRTL, from the coding sequence ATGACAGCCTCCCCACCCGCCGACGAGGCACCCGACGCACCCCCGGGACGCCGATTCGAGCCGGACCTCCGGTCGATGACACGGATCAACCTGCGCCCCATCGCCTCACCCATGCCGCTCGGCTTCTTCACGATCGCCATCGCCTCCGTGATGACGGGCTGCCTCCAGCTCGGGATCTTCGGCGAGGAGGCCCGTGCCGCCGTCGCCTTCACCGTGCTTCCGGCCTTCGTCCTCCAACTCCTGGTCAGTTTCCTGGCCTTCGGCGCCCGTGACGTGATCGCTGCCACGCTGATGGCGGTGTTCGCCGGCAGCTGGCTGCCCTACGCGCTCATCATGCTCAGCGGCGCGGCCGACGGCCTGAAGGTCCTCGGCGTCTTCAACCTGGCGCTCCTCTGCTTCGGCGCGCTGATGACCGCCGTGACCCGGCCCAAGCGTGCCCTGTGGTTCGTCCTCGCGGTCTCCCTGCCCCGCTGGGCGGCCACCGGCCTCGCCGGCGTCACCGGAGCCGAATGGCTGACGCGCACGTCCGGGGCGCTCGGCCTCGTGGTGGCGCTGGTCGCGATGTACACGGCGTTCGCCCTGATGCTGGAGGACATGCGCAGCGAGCAGGTCCTGCCCATCGGCCGCAGCGGTCCCGCCCACCTCGCCGTGGAAGGCGACCTCGGGGTCCAGCTCCGCAACCTGGAACGCCAGGCGGGCGTGCGCCGCACGCTCTGA
- a CDS encoding alpha/beta fold hydrolase — protein sequence MPRHARPTVVLVHGAFADASSFARVIPELTAAGLDVVAPAVPNRSLVDDAAYIASVVRSVEGPVILVGHSYGGAVITLAGTEDNVRALVYLAGYALEEGESLGELQGRFPDSGLADALVYTPFPVAGSTETGTDVSVEPGKFPALFAADVDPGLAAVLAVSQRPLAARAFSEAAPVAAWKTKPSWGLVASSDRTINPDVERYGYERAGMTTVEVDSSHLVMLAQPKAVAELILDAARSTGH from the coding sequence ATGCCCCGACACGCCCGCCCCACCGTCGTCCTGGTCCACGGCGCCTTCGCCGACGCCTCCAGCTTCGCCCGCGTCATTCCCGAACTGACCGCCGCCGGCCTGGACGTGGTCGCCCCGGCGGTGCCCAACCGCAGCCTCGTCGACGACGCCGCGTACATCGCCTCGGTGGTCCGTTCCGTCGAAGGCCCCGTGATCCTGGTCGGACACTCCTACGGCGGCGCCGTCATCACCCTCGCCGGCACGGAGGACAACGTCCGCGCGCTGGTCTACCTGGCCGGATACGCCCTGGAAGAGGGCGAGAGCCTCGGCGAGCTGCAGGGCCGCTTCCCCGACTCCGGCCTCGCCGACGCGCTCGTCTACACCCCCTTCCCCGTGGCCGGCTCCACCGAGACCGGCACCGACGTCTCGGTGGAGCCCGGGAAGTTCCCCGCCCTCTTCGCCGCGGACGTCGACCCCGGCCTCGCCGCGGTGCTCGCCGTCTCCCAGCGCCCCCTGGCCGCACGGGCCTTCTCGGAGGCGGCGCCGGTCGCGGCCTGGAAGACCAAGCCCTCGTGGGGCCTGGTCGCCTCCTCCGACCGCACGATCAACCCCGATGTGGAGCGGTACGGGTACGAGCGGGCCGGCATGACCACCGTCGAGGTCGACTCCTCCCACCTGGTCATGCTCGCCCAGCCCAAGGCCGTGGCGGAGCTGATCCTGGACGCGGCCCGGTCCACGGGGCACTGA
- a CDS encoding ABC transporter substrate-binding protein, with protein MRFGARLALAVITLAVTACGTSQDSGSRSHTTADCAPYARYGKHPGTEVTVYAENRDREADLFEETWADFADCTGIDVRYEGDGEFEAQIQVRVDGGNAPDVAFFPQPGLMERFARAGKLKPASAGVVALAKQGWSADWNSYATVDGILYGTPLVSNVKSFVWYSPTFFRDKGLSVPRTWAELMAVTEKVAASGVKPWCAGIESAEATGWPVTDWIEDVLLRQQGTDVYDRWVAHEIAFNDPRVIKAMDTVGSVLKNDRYANGGFGPARSMASVSFQEAGTPVLSGDCAMHRQASFYADMWPKGTEIGPDKDVYAFLLPGADPAHRPVLGGGVFTAAFADRPEVRAFQEYLASADFAKARMRKGSFVSANRGVDPADSATPVDRLSIQLLQDPRTQFRFDGSDLMPASVGAGTFWKGAVDWIGGASTRQVADSVERSWPSR; from the coding sequence ATGAGGTTCGGCGCGAGGCTCGCGCTCGCCGTCATCACCCTCGCCGTCACCGCCTGCGGAACCTCGCAGGACAGCGGTTCGCGGTCGCACACCACAGCGGACTGCGCACCGTACGCCCGGTACGGCAAGCACCCCGGCACCGAGGTCACCGTCTACGCGGAGAACCGGGACCGGGAGGCCGATCTGTTCGAAGAGACCTGGGCGGACTTCGCGGACTGCACGGGAATCGACGTCCGGTACGAGGGTGACGGGGAGTTCGAGGCGCAGATCCAGGTCCGGGTCGACGGCGGGAACGCGCCCGACGTGGCGTTCTTCCCCCAGCCCGGACTCATGGAACGCTTCGCGCGAGCCGGGAAGCTCAAGCCCGCGAGCGCCGGGGTCGTGGCCCTCGCGAAGCAGGGCTGGTCGGCGGACTGGAACAGTTACGCGACCGTGGACGGCATCCTCTACGGCACGCCGCTCGTCTCGAACGTGAAGTCGTTCGTCTGGTACTCCCCGACGTTCTTCCGGGACAAGGGACTGAGCGTTCCCCGCACCTGGGCCGAGCTGATGGCCGTGACCGAGAAGGTCGCGGCGTCGGGCGTCAAGCCGTGGTGCGCGGGCATCGAGTCCGCCGAGGCGACCGGCTGGCCCGTGACGGACTGGATCGAGGACGTCCTGCTGCGCCAGCAGGGCACGGACGTCTACGACCGGTGGGTCGCCCACGAGATCGCGTTCAACGACCCGCGGGTGATCAAGGCCATGGACACCGTGGGGTCCGTCCTCAAGAACGACCGGTACGCCAACGGCGGTTTCGGTCCGGCCCGGTCGATGGCGTCGGTCTCCTTCCAGGAGGCCGGCACGCCCGTCCTCTCCGGGGACTGCGCGATGCACCGTCAGGCCTCGTTCTACGCCGACATGTGGCCGAAGGGCACCGAGATCGGACCGGACAAGGACGTCTACGCCTTCCTCCTGCCGGGTGCCGACCCTGCGCACCGCCCCGTACTGGGCGGTGGAGTGTTCACCGCGGCGTTCGCCGACCGCCCCGAGGTGCGGGCGTTCCAGGAGTACCTGGCCTCCGCGGACTTCGCGAAAGCGCGGATGAGGAAGGGCTCGTTCGTCTCGGCGAACCGGGGGGTGGATCCGGCGGACTCCGCGACCCCGGTCGACCGGCTGTCGATCCAGCTGCTCCAGGACCCCAGGACGCAGTTCAGGTTCGACGGTTCGGACCTGATGCCGGCGTCGGTCGGCGCCGGGACGTTCTGGAAGGGGGCCGTCGACTGGATCGGCGGGGCGAGCACCCGGCAGGTCGCCGACTCCGTCGAACGGTCCTGGCCGAGCCGCTGA
- a CDS encoding carbohydrate ABC transporter permease has protein sequence MSFDAVAQQPKLLYLLQGVAAFAAVVSLILLALHRGPVRSRAAALLLLAPALLLLTVGLLLPGLRTLVLSFTDSGGDAWAGFDNYVWLVTDPRAVVALRNTLAWVVLVPLLATSVGLHYAAAVARSRFRAFALSLVLTPMAISFVGAGVVWKFVYAYRPAEAGQIGLLNQLVVAFGGEPRQWLVDSPWNVLFLIVAMVWTQAGFAAVLLAGAIRAVPAELTEAARLDGASHGQILRRITLPSIRPTLLVVLLAQAIGTFKAFDIVKTMTGGQFDTGVIAHAMYDQAFRYGETGRGAALAVLLFLLVTPFVAHQIRAQRRTG, from the coding sequence ATGTCGTTCGACGCCGTCGCCCAGCAGCCCAAGCTGCTGTACCTGCTCCAGGGCGTCGCCGCCTTCGCGGCGGTGGTCTCCCTGATCCTGCTGGCGCTGCACCGCGGGCCGGTAAGGAGTAGGGCCGCGGCCCTTCTCCTGCTGGCCCCCGCGCTGCTGCTGCTCACGGTCGGTCTCCTCCTGCCCGGTCTGCGCACCCTGGTTCTGTCGTTCACCGACAGCGGGGGAGACGCGTGGGCCGGCTTCGACAACTACGTGTGGCTGGTCACCGACCCCCGGGCGGTGGTGGCGCTGCGCAACACCCTCGCGTGGGTGGTGCTCGTGCCGTTGCTCGCGACCTCGGTCGGTCTGCACTACGCGGCGGCCGTCGCACGGTCGCGGTTCAGGGCGTTCGCGCTGTCCCTCGTCCTCACGCCGATGGCGATCTCCTTCGTCGGCGCGGGCGTCGTCTGGAAATTCGTCTACGCCTACCGCCCCGCGGAAGCCGGGCAGATCGGGCTGCTCAACCAGCTCGTCGTCGCCTTCGGCGGCGAACCGAGGCAGTGGCTCGTCGACTCTCCCTGGAACGTCCTGTTCCTCATCGTGGCGATGGTGTGGACACAGGCGGGCTTCGCGGCCGTCCTGCTGGCCGGCGCGATCAGGGCCGTTCCCGCGGAGCTGACCGAGGCGGCCCGACTCGACGGCGCGTCCCACGGGCAGATCCTCCGGCGGATCACCCTTCCGTCGATCAGGCCCACGCTGCTCGTCGTGCTCCTCGCCCAGGCGATCGGCACCTTCAAGGCCTTCGACATCGTCAAGACCATGACCGGCGGACAATTCGACACGGGCGTCATCGCCCACGCGATGTACGACCAGGCCTTCCGCTACGGCGAGACGGGCCGCGGGGCGGCGCTCGCCGTGCTCCTCTTCCTCCTCGTCACCCCCTTCGTCGCCCACCAGATCCGGGCACAGCGGAGGACGGGGTGA
- a CDS encoding carbohydrate ABC transporter permease, with amino-acid sequence MNGVRERLASRAFTSIAVVIAVLWTTPTLGLLLSSFRPEKEIKTTGWWTVFRAPRFTLDNYGEVLSGGGHGAGRLAEYFVNSVVITVPSVLFPLVLAFFAAYALAWIDFRGRDALVVGIFALQVVPLQMALVPLLKLFSQGWLFLPAWHLTGPARFGQVWFAHTVFALPFAVFLLHNFLAALPRDLIEAARVDGASHGTLLLRIVLPLARPACVTFATIQFLWVWNDLLVALTLSGGTAETAPMTVRLASLAGTYGNEWQRLTAGAFVAALVPLLVFFSLQRHFARGLLTGSVKG; translated from the coding sequence GTGAACGGCGTCCGGGAGCGTCTGGCCTCCCGCGCCTTCACATCGATCGCCGTGGTGATCGCGGTCCTCTGGACGACACCGACCCTCGGCCTCCTGCTCTCCTCGTTCCGCCCCGAGAAGGAGATCAAGACGACGGGCTGGTGGACCGTGTTCCGTGCCCCGCGCTTCACGCTCGACAACTACGGAGAGGTGCTGTCCGGCGGCGGTCACGGGGCGGGGCGGCTCGCGGAGTACTTCGTCAACTCGGTCGTCATCACCGTTCCCTCCGTGCTGTTCCCGCTCGTGCTCGCGTTCTTCGCGGCGTACGCCCTGGCCTGGATCGACTTCAGGGGGCGCGACGCGCTCGTCGTCGGCATCTTCGCGCTCCAGGTCGTACCGCTCCAGATGGCGCTCGTTCCTCTCCTGAAGCTCTTCTCCCAGGGCTGGCTGTTCCTGCCCGCCTGGCACCTCACCGGTCCCGCGCGGTTCGGCCAGGTCTGGTTCGCCCACACGGTCTTCGCGCTGCCCTTCGCGGTGTTCCTCCTGCACAACTTCCTGGCCGCGCTGCCCCGGGACCTGATCGAGGCCGCCCGCGTCGACGGCGCGTCGCACGGGACGCTGCTGCTCCGGATCGTGCTGCCGCTGGCCCGCCCGGCCTGCGTCACCTTCGCCACCATCCAGTTCCTCTGGGTGTGGAACGACCTCCTCGTGGCACTGACCCTGTCCGGCGGTACGGCCGAGACCGCGCCGATGACGGTCAGACTGGCGAGCCTGGCCGGGACCTACGGCAACGAATGGCAGCGGCTCACCGCGGGAGCCTTCGTGGCCGCGCTCGTCCCGCTGCTCGTCTTCTTCTCCCTCCAGCGGCACTTCGCCCGGGGACTGCTCACCGGATCGGTCAAGGGATGA